The following coding sequences lie in one Flagellimonas eckloniae genomic window:
- a CDS encoding BlaI/MecI/CopY family transcriptional regulator — protein MKQLTKAEEEVMQILWRLKKTNVAAIIKELPEPKPAYNTVSTIVRILESKGFVDHEQEGKGYLYFPLMKQSDYSNQSINKLVDGYFQGSFKSMVSFFMKKNDINLSELESIMEQIKDEEE, from the coding sequence ATGAAACAGTTGACCAAGGCAGAGGAGGAAGTAATGCAAATTCTCTGGAGATTAAAGAAAACCAATGTTGCTGCAATAATCAAAGAGCTGCCAGAACCAAAACCAGCTTATAACACAGTTTCTACAATAGTAAGAATCTTGGAAAGCAAAGGTTTTGTAGACCATGAACAGGAAGGCAAAGGATATCTCTATTTCCCTTTGATGAAGCAATCGGACTATAGCAACCAGTCCATAAACAAATTGGTGGATGGTTATTTTCAAGGGTCGTTTAAAAGTATGGTGTCGTTTTTTATGAAAAAAAATGACATCAATCTTAGTGAATTGGAAAGTATTATGGAACAAATTAAAGATGAGGAAGAATGA
- a CDS encoding DUF456 domain-containing protein — MDIALLILGFILMLIGILGSFLPVLPGPPVSWVGLLLLYLTKAVPEDWWMLGITLFFALLITVMDYVIPAMGTKKFGGSKAGMLGTVVGLLVAIFFPILGPFGIIVWPFVGALVGELINKADQKTALKAAFGSFLGFLTGTFMKFLIGVIYFGIFIWKAIEYGSELFTFS, encoded by the coding sequence ATGGACATTGCCTTACTTATTTTGGGATTTATTTTAATGCTAATCGGCATTTTAGGGAGTTTTTTACCCGTATTACCAGGTCCCCCAGTGAGTTGGGTAGGACTGTTACTATTGTATTTGACCAAAGCCGTACCTGAAGATTGGTGGATGTTGGGCATAACACTTTTTTTTGCCTTGCTGATTACAGTAATGGATTATGTGATTCCAGCGATGGGCACCAAAAAATTTGGTGGTAGTAAAGCCGGTATGTTGGGAACTGTTGTGGGTCTGCTGGTAGCAATATTTTTCCCGATTCTTGGGCCTTTTGGGATTATAGTTTGGCCTTTTGTAGGTGCTTTAGTTGGTGAGCTTATTAACAAAGCAGATCAAAAAACTGCGTTGAAAGCTGCATTTGGATCCTTTTTGGGCTTTTTAACAGGAACGTTTATGAAATTCTTGATAGGGGTTATCTATTTCGGAATCTTTATTTGGAAAGCCATTGAATATGGTTCAGAGCTGTTCACCTTCAGCTAA
- a CDS encoding nitroreductase family protein — protein sequence MIFDIIKKRRSVFPVQYNDKPISKETIEKLLEAANYAPTHRKTEPWRFKVLMGDSRVALGEFLSNKYQEIDPKPKQIKIKKLQDNPIRAGAIIVICMQRDPNESLPEWEELAATAMAVQNIWLCCTEMGIGCYWSSPGLIKYMDEFFNLKEGEKCLGFLYMGYTDEEILEVPRGPIMEKVEWFD from the coding sequence ATGATATTTGATATAATTAAGAAGAGACGAAGTGTTTTTCCTGTCCAATACAATGACAAGCCTATTTCAAAAGAAACAATTGAAAAGCTATTGGAAGCTGCCAACTATGCACCTACACATAGAAAGACAGAACCTTGGCGATTTAAGGTTCTAATGGGTGATAGCAGAGTGGCGCTAGGAGAATTTCTATCCAATAAATATCAAGAAATAGACCCTAAGCCAAAGCAAATAAAAATTAAGAAGCTACAAGACAATCCAATTAGGGCAGGAGCTATAATTGTAATCTGTATGCAACGTGACCCTAATGAAAGCTTGCCTGAATGGGAAGAACTGGCCGCTACTGCAATGGCAGTGCAAAACATTTGGCTTTGTTGTACAGAAATGGGAATTGGATGCTATTGGAGTTCTCCTGGTTTGATAAAATACATGGATGAGTTTTTCAATCTTAAGGAAGGAGAGAAATGTTTGGGATTTCTATATATGGGTTATACTGATGAAGAGATTTTAGAGGTGCCACGTGGACCTATTATGGAAAAAGTGGAGTGGTTTGATTAG
- a CDS encoding LysR family transcriptional regulator, with product MNYQIELRHFIYFLAVAEELHYRKAAEKLYISQPGLSTQIKQMEGILQTQLFIRDKKKVRLTPAGEFLKGEVEFILNHLEQTKKQLKLIGEGHLGEVRIGFLGSAMQNVIPNLLLDLKEKFPLIHTSLEELSNRAQMRAILSDKLDLGFVRLSRVPKGLKLKPVFEDTFSLVLPEDHLITINNFKRMSQVSEDDFILFSQDYSPQYYDTVLSICEDAGFTPNVSHKSVHAQTVFKLVENKLGIAIVPTALQYGFQMKVKFIELKKIKQRAILSMVWKEDNRNPALRNCMELLLKL from the coding sequence ATGAATTATCAAATAGAATTAAGACATTTTATTTACTTTTTGGCCGTGGCGGAAGAATTGCATTATCGTAAAGCAGCGGAAAAGCTTTATATATCCCAACCAGGATTGAGTACGCAAATCAAGCAAATGGAAGGAATCCTCCAGACGCAGCTATTCATTAGAGATAAGAAAAAAGTTAGGCTAACACCGGCAGGGGAATTTTTAAAAGGAGAAGTAGAGTTTATACTGAACCATTTGGAACAGACCAAAAAACAATTAAAACTTATTGGCGAAGGACATTTGGGTGAAGTCCGTATAGGATTTTTGGGTTCTGCAATGCAAAATGTCATTCCAAATTTACTGTTGGACTTAAAAGAAAAATTCCCGCTTATCCATACCAGCCTTGAAGAGCTCTCGAACAGGGCACAGATGCGTGCAATTCTTAGCGACAAATTGGATCTGGGGTTTGTACGATTGTCAAGAGTGCCAAAGGGGTTAAAACTGAAACCAGTTTTTGAAGATACTTTTTCGTTGGTTCTGCCTGAAGACCATTTAATTACCATCAATAATTTTAAAAGAATGAGTCAGGTGTCCGAAGATGACTTTATTCTTTTTTCGCAAGACTATAGTCCACAATATTATGATACAGTTTTGAGCATCTGCGAAGATGCCGGTTTTACACCCAATGTTTCCCATAAATCGGTACATGCGCAAACCGTTTTTAAATTGGTGGAAAATAAGTTGGGAATAGCCATAGTTCCTACGGCCTTGCAATATGGGTTTCAAATGAAAGTAAAATTCATCGAACTTAAAAAGATTAAACAACGGGCTATTTTATCCATGGTTTGGAAAGAGGATAATCGAAACCCGGCACTGAGAAATTGTATGGAATTACTTCTAAAGTTGTAG
- the hutH gene encoding histidine ammonia-lyase: MQLPKTFHFGEHHLTASIALGITKGSVKGILSTDYLKKIEESNLRVQNIVAKGDTVYGINTGFGPLCNTKISKEDTKILQSNILQSHSVGVGKPISKVLAKLMLILKIHALAKGYSGIAVSTIKRMLLHLEHDAIPVVPSQGSVGASGDLAPLSHLFLPLIGLGKVNYKGENISTKQLFKKTGLQPLELGPKEGLALINGTQFIAAHGVLVLQKLQYSLRHADIIGAMMLEGLQGSMRPFHEELHALRPFKGNQHVAGRIRTLLQGSEILEDHIDCERVQDPYSLRCMPQVHGASRNTWLHLKELLEVELNSVTDNPVIINDELTISGGNFHGQPLAMALDYAALAASELGNISDRRIYLALEGNSPGVPKLLMEDTGINSGYMILQYTTAALASENKSLCFPASADSIPTSLGQEDHVSMGSISGRKALQIIENVEKILAIELLTAAQAFEFRKPLKSGIVLDEIHKFIRTKVSFADSDRVFADDIEKGIETIQKGEIIALVEQTMAAKNLKWNTPHLEEFETY, encoded by the coding sequence ATGCAACTGCCCAAAACATTTCATTTTGGTGAACATCATCTAACAGCGAGCATTGCCTTGGGTATTACCAAAGGTTCGGTCAAAGGAATACTATCCACAGATTATCTCAAGAAAATAGAAGAGAGTAATCTTCGGGTTCAAAATATTGTTGCCAAAGGTGACACTGTTTACGGAATCAATACGGGCTTTGGACCTTTGTGCAATACCAAGATTTCCAAGGAGGACACTAAAATTCTTCAGTCCAATATTTTGCAGAGTCATAGTGTTGGAGTTGGCAAGCCCATATCCAAAGTACTTGCCAAACTAATGCTCATCTTAAAAATCCACGCCCTAGCAAAAGGATATTCGGGTATTGCTGTTTCAACAATTAAAAGAATGCTCTTGCATTTGGAGCATGATGCCATTCCTGTAGTTCCGTCACAAGGTTCGGTTGGGGCTTCTGGCGATTTGGCTCCGCTCTCCCATTTATTTCTTCCGCTCATAGGATTGGGCAAAGTGAACTACAAAGGTGAAAACATCTCCACCAAGCAATTATTCAAGAAAACTGGACTTCAACCTTTGGAACTTGGCCCAAAGGAGGGCTTGGCGTTAATAAATGGCACACAATTCATTGCTGCGCATGGTGTATTGGTGTTGCAAAAATTGCAATATTCTCTTAGACATGCCGATATTATTGGGGCTATGATGTTGGAAGGACTTCAAGGTTCCATGAGACCTTTCCATGAGGAATTGCATGCACTTCGACCTTTTAAAGGAAATCAGCATGTAGCTGGAAGAATACGAACACTACTGCAAGGTTCAGAAATTTTAGAAGACCATATCGATTGTGAAAGAGTCCAAGATCCCTACTCGCTTCGTTGTATGCCCCAAGTACATGGCGCATCCAGAAATACATGGTTGCACTTAAAAGAACTGTTGGAAGTGGAACTAAATTCCGTTACGGACAATCCGGTAATCATTAATGATGAACTCACCATTAGCGGTGGCAATTTTCACGGACAGCCCTTGGCCATGGCTTTGGACTACGCCGCGCTGGCAGCTTCAGAACTAGGGAACATTTCGGACCGAAGAATTTATTTGGCACTTGAAGGGAATAGTCCAGGAGTACCAAAATTGTTGATGGAGGATACCGGAATCAACTCTGGATACATGATTTTACAGTATACCACAGCAGCATTGGCCAGTGAAAATAAAAGTCTGTGTTTTCCAGCAAGTGCGGATAGTATTCCAACCTCTTTAGGGCAAGAAGATCATGTGAGCATGGGATCCATAAGTGGCAGAAAAGCACTTCAGATTATAGAAAATGTAGAAAAGATATTGGCCATAGAACTGTTAACCGCAGCTCAAGCCTTCGAATTTAGAAAACCTTTAAAATCAGGTATTGTATTGGATGAAATTCATAAATTCATAAGAACCAAAGTTTCCTTCGCAGATAGTGACCGCGTTTTTGCCGATGATATTGAAAAAGGAATCGAAACTATTCAAAAAGGTGAAATAATTGCGTTGGTTGAACAAACAATGGCTGCAAAAAACCTTAAGTGGAACACTCCACATCTTGAAGAATTTGAAACATATTAG
- the hutI gene encoding imidazolonepropionase — MSKSLLIGPFTQLLPMSGLPLKGALSDEQLVIIEQGGILVSEGKVVEVGVFEDLKSDAVDIHHIEGQHVCLPGFVDSHTHICFGGSRAKDYAYRNSGKTYLEIAKAGGGIWDTVTQTRQASQEDLVEGIISRSKTHIENGTTTIEVKSGYGLSIDEELKMLRAIKQAGKKTQADLVATCLAAHMKPKDWVSHKNYLEEIASQLFPILKSEGLSNRIDAFIEESAFSALEIAPYFKKAKAMGFDITVHADQFTTSGSEVAIHFGAISADHLEASTENEIQLLANSNVISTALPGASLGIGCDFAPARKILDAGGALAIASDHNPGSAPMGHLLTQASILGTFEKLSNAEVLAGITFRASAALNLADRGTLEVGKLADLVAFPTDNYQEITYHQGQLKPSMVWKNGKQVFERN, encoded by the coding sequence ATGAGCAAATCACTATTAATAGGTCCATTTACGCAACTGCTCCCAATGTCAGGTTTACCGCTTAAAGGAGCTCTATCGGATGAGCAATTGGTAATCATTGAGCAAGGAGGCATCCTTGTTTCCGAAGGAAAAGTCGTGGAAGTTGGTGTTTTTGAAGATTTAAAGTCCGATGCAGTCGATATACACCATATTGAAGGACAGCATGTTTGTCTTCCTGGGTTTGTGGATTCCCATACCCATATCTGTTTTGGTGGCTCGCGGGCCAAGGATTACGCTTACAGGAATTCTGGTAAAACCTATTTGGAAATCGCCAAGGCAGGAGGCGGTATCTGGGATACCGTGACACAAACTCGCCAAGCTTCTCAAGAAGATTTAGTTGAAGGCATTATCTCAAGAAGTAAAACTCATATAGAAAATGGCACCACTACTATAGAGGTAAAAAGTGGTTATGGCCTTTCTATTGATGAGGAACTCAAAATGCTAAGGGCCATCAAACAAGCAGGCAAAAAAACACAAGCAGATTTAGTGGCAACATGCTTGGCCGCCCATATGAAACCAAAAGATTGGGTCAGCCACAAAAATTATCTAGAAGAAATCGCCTCACAGCTGTTCCCCATTTTAAAATCTGAAGGACTTAGCAATCGTATTGACGCCTTTATTGAGGAAAGTGCATTTTCAGCATTGGAGATAGCTCCTTATTTTAAGAAAGCAAAGGCAATGGGATTTGATATCACCGTGCATGCCGACCAATTTACGACTAGCGGAAGTGAAGTGGCCATACATTTTGGTGCCATAAGCGCAGATCACTTGGAAGCCAGCACCGAGAATGAAATTCAATTATTAGCCAATAGCAATGTTATTTCCACTGCATTACCTGGAGCTTCTTTAGGCATAGGTTGCGACTTTGCTCCTGCCCGTAAAATTTTAGATGCCGGTGGGGCATTGGCCATTGCCAGTGACCACAATCCTGGTTCGGCACCTATGGGACATTTGCTTACTCAAGCAAGTATTCTCGGAACCTTTGAAAAACTCTCAAATGCCGAAGTTTTGGCCGGAATCACTTTTAGGGCAAGTGCTGCTTTGAATTTGGCAGACCGAGGTACGTTGGAAGTAGGCAAGCTTGCTGATCTTGTTGCTTTTCCAACCGATAACTATCAAGAAATAACCTATCATCAAGGACAGCTAAAACCCAGTATGGTCTGGAAAAATGGGAAACAAGTTTTTGAAAGAAATTAA